The nucleotide sequence TTTCGCGGGCATCGAAACGACGCATTTATGGGGACAAGCTGCTCCGTCGGCTTGGGTGGCGGCATCACTACGGCTTTGTCACGGCGGCGGCACGCAACGCCGGCGCGCAGCTGATGCATTCCCATTTCGGCCATGTGGGTTGGGCCAATGCGGCGGTGGCGCGCGCGCTCAATATTCCCCATGTGGTCACTTTTTACGGTTTTGACGTCAATATGCTGCCCACTCAGGATTCCCGTTGGCGCGGGCGGTATGCCGAGCTATTCGCGGGGGTCGATCGCGTTCTATGCGAAGGCAGTCACATGGCGGCCCGGGTGGCGGAGCTGGGATGCGGCGAGGATCGCATTCGTGTGCATCATTTGGGTGTGGAGTTGCAGCATATCCCGTTTCAGCCTCGATCATGGCGGCCCGGCGAGACGCTGAAAGTGTTGGCAGCGGCAAGCTTTCGGGAGAAAAAAGGCTTGCCCTACGGCATTGAGGCGCTGGGTCGTATCGCCCGAAAAATGCCCGTGCAATTGACCATCATGGGCGATGCGGGTTCGGACGCGGCGAGCCAGGCTGAGAAGCAGCGCATTCTCTCAGCCATCGCAGATTCCGGCCTGGCTGAGTTCACCAATAGGGTGGGGTATCAGCCGCAGTCGGTTTTGTGGGAGCTGGCCCATGATCATCATGTTTTTCTTTCCCCCAGTGTGACGGCGGCCGATGGCGACACCGAAGGCGGCGTGCCGGTGGTTTTGATTGAAATGGTGGCCAGCGGGATGCCGGTGATTGCGACCCGTCACTGCGACGTGCCGGACGTTATTCTGGAAGGGCGCACCGGTTGGTTGGCGCCCGAGCGGGATGTGGATGGGCTGGAAGCGGTCATGAATCGGTGGCTCGATCAGCCGGATGCTTGGGCTTCCATGCTCACGGCGGGACGCAAGCATGTGGAGGCGGCGTACGATGTGCGGCGCCAAGGTGAGGCTTTGGCCGAGATCTATCAGCAGTTGCGTTGAGCAGAATGTGTGACCGATCGCTGGGGAAGACCGATCGGCTTGCCGGGTTTAGTGTCCGGCCGCGCGTTGGAGCACGCTCAGTAAGCGTGGCGCCGTCACCTGCAGACAGTAGTGTGCCTCGACTTTGCGTCGACCGGCCTTCCCCAGGCTGCAACGAAGATTGGG is from Pseudomonadota bacterium and encodes:
- a CDS encoding glycosyltransferase, whose product is MNHREVGSSGLTVLHRVPVWLPQTQTWLYNQLRYLPSWIESHVVCDTDENLDQFPWPHVSSFSRASKRRIYGDKLLRRLGWRHHYGFVTAAARNAGAQLMHSHFGHVGWANAAVARALNIPHVVTFYGFDVNMLPTQDSRWRGRYAELFAGVDRVLCEGSHMAARVAELGCGEDRIRVHHLGVELQHIPFQPRSWRPGETLKVLAAASFREKKGLPYGIEALGRIARKMPVQLTIMGDAGSDAASQAEKQRILSAIADSGLAEFTNRVGYQPQSVLWELAHDHHVFLSPSVTAADGDTEGGVPVVLIEMVASGMPVIATRHCDVPDVILEGRTGWLAPERDVDGLEAVMNRWLDQPDAWASMLTAGRKHVEAAYDVRRQGEALAEIYQQLR